CATTGGCCGAGCTGCCGGAGAGGGGCGCTCGCAGGTGTCGCTGGCGTCTGGCCTTGGCCGCGGCGGTTGGAGCGGTGGAGCCGGCGCGCCAGAGCAACCATGCAGCAGCGGGCGCGGCGGGCGCGGGGGGCCCGGGGACCTGCGGGGATGCGTCTGATGCTTTGCTTCCTGCTGTTGAGCAGCTGCCCTGGGGGCTGGGACGCCGTTAGTCCCCACGGTCAGGAGGAAAGCTGGGGGAAGGTCTGGGAAGTGGGGGCTGTGGGAGCGGTTGGTGCACGAAGCAGGGCGAACCGTGTCGGGTGGGTAAAGTCAGCAAGCACGGGCGGggacgggaggggagggggcggttaAAAATCGGAAGGTGGCGGTAGGACGGAAGAGAAGTGGGCCCCAGGGGAGATTAGGGGTGCAGCAGGAGGAATGGAGGTGACAGATCCCGGCCACGAAGCCACGGGAGAAAAAGCACGCGGAGGGCTAGGGTGGAGGTACCAGCGCTGAGGGGTAGACGGCATCCAGTCTTGACCTCGGGATGAGGCCTGGCTGGAGCCAGGTGCCTGGGCTTACCCTCCTCCCTGGGGAGGtaggttgggggggcggggatctGCGGGAGGACGCCTAGCCTTCCCCACAGCCGTGTGCCTCCCTCTCCACTTGTCCTCCGCGTCCTTGAACTTGGAGACCAATGCAGAGGGCTTCCCGCGGGCCTGGGGCTCTGCAGAGTGCTGGAAGGGCGCGGAGGGGAGTCAGGCCCTGTGCAGATGCCTGAACCCTTTCACCTCCTGGacttccccccactcccaccccatctACCTGGACTGAGGAGGGGTCTGTATGGTAGAAAAGTTATTCCTCACATTGTGTAGCTGGGTATACTGTGGCTTTCAGGATAAGAACCTGGGATCCCAAGGCTTAACAGTCTGAACCCAGCCCCCAGGCTTTATACTTCCAAGGATTCTGGAAGTCTTTCCAGCTCTCCACCCAGGAAGCAAACTTCTTCCCCCATCCCTATGCTGTCCGCCTGTCTGTCCATTCAAGTTTTGTAGCCCTCTGAGGCTCTGCTCACCTGTCCATCCACAGGCTGTCTCTTTGCCCGAAGACTCTGCTCTTACCTGGAAGTCTGTGCCAAGGGTGAGTGAGACCCAGAGGGTAAAGAGGAAAAGGTGTGATGGAGGGAGAGCTGATAACTGGGAAGGCGGGGGAGGAATCTGAGCTTGATGGTGGAGAGGGTACTGCTCTTCTGCAACCAGGCCCTCTTGAAGGCTTTCGGCCAAGCTCCCTGCTAATGCCATTCTGTACCCTTAGAGGGACAGCCCCAGGTGGGCATGCAGCCACCCAGGTCCCGGCAAGGAGTCGTCAAGCTGGTCTTCCGATACTGGCAAGATGTGCTTCAGTGGCTCATGCCTCAAGGTGAGACCAGAAGAGCTGGAAGAGAGAGGCTGGGCTGTGGGATCCCCACCTTGACATTAAAAGCTCCTTCCACAGATTTCTCTGCCTGaacttttctcttcatcctcacctCTGGAGCCTCACCTGCTCAGACCCTGAGCAAGATGGGTGGTGGGGAAGCTGTTGTCActtgtcttttcttcatttttaaaaaatatttgttatttttgagagagagcatgcgcaagtggggaggtgggggtggggagagacagaggatctgaagtgggctctgtgctgacagatgtcGGTGCATCGGGTCCTGTCCCACcaatgttgggctcgaactcacaaaccaaaccgtaagatcatgacctgagccaaagtcagacactcaactgactgagccacccaggcacccctcacttacCTTCTTTAGAGGAGCACAGTAGAGGGATTGAGAAGTCCCTGGAAGAGTTCAACATCCATCTCCTTGGGACTAGCCCTATGCCCCCCTGCCCTGTACTATCCGAGTGCTCAAGGCCAGGAATCATGGGGTCCCCAGTCAGAACCTCTCCCTCCCGTACACATATTCCAGATTTTGAATTGGGGGAGTAGACAGCTCAGAGTGTACGGCAAATAGAAGCATGACAGATGGGGGTGCAGAATGGGAGGGGATTCCTTGGGGAAACGTTTCGGATCCTCCTTGAAAGCAGGGTTTCATGATTGCAGGGTTCAGAAGGGAGATCTCCTTGGAGTTCGAATTACTGCTATTAATGATCATAGTGTATGATGTGCGAGCAATGCCTTAGAGTTTTAGAAACACTGCGTATGTCCTCCACTTCCATTTGGTCCTCATAACAGCACGATTGTTAAATTCACATTTGGCTACTTATCGCtcaccaagcactgtgctaagaaaCTTACATGGATTACTTCCTGTAATTCTCTCAACAATGGTTCAtcatttcatggatgagaaaactgaagcttggCCAATTTAATTAAGTTCCCAGTTAATTAAGTTAAGTTAAGGGTCACAGAACCACTAAGAGCAGGGATTCTAGTGCCGAGGTGAGCAGAAGGCAAAGCCTTGTACCCCAGACCGTCTCTGGATCCCTCCAGTGCCCCGTGGCCCTTACGTACTTTACGGAAAGCAGAAATTCCAATCGCTCTCTGGTTTCCGGGGTAGGCCAATCCAACTGTCCCAAATGTCAACTCAcgctcctccctttctttctgcaggACTGTTCTGGAAAGATGATGTCACTCAAGATGTAAAGACCCAGAAGATGGAGCACATGCCCAGGCTCCACGCCTCAGAGACCTACATGAGGGATGGGTAGACAGCCTTTCCCACCAAAACCACCATGCTGAGGTGTGTGAGGCCTGTGGTCTGTCCACACTGCACGTGTCTGGTAGACAGAGCAACTGGGAAGGGAAGGAGTGTCAGGGATGCCAGTAGGAGCTATCAGAAGTCCAGCGAGTAGAATGAAGAGAGCGCCTGTCTGGTTTCAGCCAGAAGCAATCCCATGATACCTTGGTGATGTCCACAAAGGGAGGGAATTGGGACGCATGGCTACTATGTGTTATCCCTGGCTTGGTCTTCGCCTTCTAGAGACAGGTGCAAAGGGAAACTCTAACTGTTGTTCCCTAAGGTGAGAGTCCCTCGGGGATTTTGAAATTCTTCATTTGGATATCATCTCTTTTCCTCTGGGCCTTTTTGCCATTTTCTCTTCACCCTTGActcctgttttccttcccctcagaGCCCAGTGACCAAGGTGAACAAGGAACAATGCTTGAACTCTAGAATGGTTTTGGAGGTCTTGAACCAAGCAAGAGATGACCAACCACAGCAAGGCCCCACTGCAGGTGAGGGCCTGCCCTTGTCCAGGAATGCTGAGCCCACCAAGGGCCTGTTTACAGAGGGTGACAGGGTGAAGGAGGGGATAGACATTTGTTGATAAGGGATGATTTCACTGAGACTGATGGAGAACCTTCTGGAAGAGAGGGCCTGGAGGATGGAAAAGAACAGAGCCAGCCCAATCTTCACCCTGCCACTGCCCAGCCGTGACCTTGGACACATTACCTAGGCTCTTCAAGTCCCttcttccacatctgtaaaatgggaatggtaATAAAGACGACCCTTCTGGTGTTGCTGTGTGGATCAAAGACAATATATGAAAAATGCCAGCGGTTGCTGGATTGAGGGGAAATTCTCCCTTTGCCCACTGGAGGGcgcccccactttctctctcacagACAGCTTTTCTCCGATTTCAGCAACTAGGGATTgcaaggggctgggggcctgcagTGGACTCTTGCTTTGTAAGATCAAGCACAGTCACAGAGCTTGAAGGGCCTGCAGAAATCTACTTGAGAGGTttcacaacttaaaaaatatatatgggctCCCTGGTTTTCTAAGAAAATCTTGCGTATGACATTACTCTAAATCCTCACCTTGCCCATCCATCCATAGCCGTATATCTGTAtacatttctccctctctctctctttcggtatacacacacacacacacacacacacacacacacacacatttatacatacac
The sequence above is drawn from the Neofelis nebulosa isolate mNeoNeb1 chromosome 2, mNeoNeb1.pri, whole genome shotgun sequence genome and encodes:
- the LOC131497618 gene encoding receptor-type tyrosine-protein phosphatase-like N, with product MQQRARRARGARGPAGMRLMLCFLLLSSCPGGWDAVSPHGCLFARRLCSYLEVCAKEGQPQVGMQPPRSRQGVVKLVFRYWQDVLQWLMPQGLFWKDDVTQDVKTQKMEHMPRLHASETYMRDG